The nucleotide window TCCGCCGCAGGAATTGAGGAGCAGACAGAGGATCAGGATCGGAAAGACGAGACGCGCCAAGTGCCGCATGCGCTCCTCCCGGGCGGGGGTTCGAGGTTCGCCTGACCTTCTATGTCCCCATTCCCCCCCGCCTGTAAAGGGCGAAAGCGGTATTTTTCACGATTTCCGTCGGTCCGGGGTCGGGCCCGCCCCTTGCGCCCGCAGCCGCTTTGGGCGAGAATCACCGGATGTTCAAGCCCTCCGCCGGTTCCCCGGTAATGGTCCTGCTCACGGTCTGCCTGGCCCAGTTCCTGGCCCCGTTCATGGTCACGGCCGTGGGCGTGGCCCTGCCCTCCCTGGGCCGGGAACTGGGGGCCTCGGCCCTCCAGCTGAGCCTCGTGGAGCAGCTCTACGTCCTGTCCCTGGCCATGACCATGCTCGCCTTCGGCCGCTGGGGCGACATCATCGGCCGCCGCCGCATCTACATGACCGGCCTGGCGGTCTACACGGTCATGACCTTCTCCCTGGGCTACACCCAGGGCATCGTCTCGATCATGGCCCAGCGCTTCGTCCAGGGCCTGGGCGCGGCCATGTACCTCTCCGGCAGCCTGGCCCTGGTGGCCTCGGCCTATCCCCAGGAAATGCGCGGCCGGGTCATCGGCACGGTCTCGGCGGCCACCTATGCCGGGCTCTCCCTGGGCCCGGTGATCGGCGGCCTCATCACCTCGCACTTCGGCTGGCGCAGCGTGTTCCTCATGGTCGTGCCCCTGGGGCTGGCGGCGGTGGCGGCCTGCGCGTTCGGCGTGCCCGACGACTCCCGCCGCGACGGGGAGCGCATGGACTGGACCGGCGCGCTGGTCTACGCCCTGGCCGTGGGCCTGTTCATGCTCGGCGCGGCCCACGCCGGGGAGATGCCCAAGGGCCCGGTCATGATCGCCCTCGGCATCGGGATCGCGGCCCTGTTCCTGCGCCTGGAGTCGCGCACGGCGAGCCCCCTGCTGGACCTGGGCCTGCTGCGCTCCAACCGCTCCTTCACCCTGGGCTGCCTGGCGGCCCTGGGCAACTACGCCGCCACCTTCGGGATCACCTTCCTGGCCAGCCTCTACCTGCAATACGTCAAGGGCCTGTCCCCGCGCCAGGCCGGGCTCGTGCTCCTGGCCATGCCCGCGGTGCAGGTGGTCGTGACCCTGCAGTCCGGCCGCATGGCCGACCGCATGGACCCCGGGCGGCTGGCCACGGCGGGCATGCTCATGAGCACCGCGGGCCTGCTCCTGGCCGCCGCGACCTGCGGCCCGGACATGCCCATCTGGCTCCTGGTCCTGGAACTCATGCTCATCGGCGCGGGCTTCGGGGTGTTCATCTCGCCCAACTCCGCCTCGATCATGGGCAGCGTGGAGCGCGAGCGCTTCGGCTTGGCCTCGGGCATGATCGCGGCCATGCGCACCCTGGGCATGGCCGTCAGCATGACCTCGGTGGCGCTCATCTTCTCCGTGGTCATGGGCCGGGCCGCCGTGTCCCGGGAGACCCTGCCGCTGTTCCTGGGCTCCATGCGCGCCGGGCTGGCGCTCTTGGCGGTGTTCTCCTGCCTGGGCGTGCTCGTCTCCCTGGGCCGGGTGCGCCGGAAGCGGACGGCGGAAGTTCCGCCGGGCGGGCAGTAGCCAGGGGCCGCGCCCTGGGATATTCTTCTTTCGTCGCGCCGCCCGGCGCGGCAGAGCGAGGAGGTGGAGTCATGGGAAGAAACCGTTTCGCGTCCGCCGTCCGTCTGGCGGCGGTCCTGGCGCTGGTCGCGCTGCTGGCCGCCTGCGCCCAGAAGAAGGCCCCCGCGCCCAAGGCGGGCGCGGGAATCACCCCGGCCGAGGCCCGGGCCGTCGCCACGGAGGCCTATCTCTACGGCTATCCCCTGGTGACCATGGAGATGACCCGCCGGGTGATGACCAACGTGGCCGCGCCGGAGAACGGGCACGCGCCCATGAACGAGTTCGCCCACGCGCGGCGCTTTCCCTCGGCGAACTTCCGCGACGTGACCACGCCCAACGCGGACACGCTCTACTCCACGGCCTGGCTGGACCTCTCGGCCGGGCCCATGGTCCTCTCCCTGCCGGACACGCACGGCCGCTACTACCTCATGCCCATCCTCTCGGCCTGGACCGGGGTCATCGCCTCGCCCGGCGCGCGCACCACGGGCACCGGCCAGCAGACCTACGTGCTCACCGGCCCGGACTGGCGGGGCTCCCTGCCCCCGGACGCGCGCGAGATCAAGTCGCCCACGAACATGGTCTGGATCCTGGGCCGGACCTCCTGCACGGGCACGGCCTCGGACTACGAGAGCGTGCACGCGCTCCAGAACCGCTACACGCTCAAGCCCCTCTCGGCCTGGGGCAAGCCCTACGACCCGCCCCTGGGCAGGGCGGACCCCTCCGTGGACATGAAGACCGCCGTGCGCGACCAGGTGGACGCCATGCCCGCCGGGTCCTACTTCCGGCTCCTGGCGAAGCTCTTGCGCGACAACCCGCCCCTGCCCGGGGACGCCCCCCTGCTGGCCCGCATGGCCGCCCTGGGCCTCGTGCCGGGCAAGGACTTCGACCTGGGCGAACTGCCGCCGGAGCTGGCCCTGGCCGCGGCCGGAGCGCCCCGCGACGGGCAGGCCCGCATGGCCTCGGCCGCCCGGAGCACGGCCCAGGTGATCAACGGCTGGTCCGTGGACCTCAAGATGGGGGCCTCCGACGAGGACTACACGCACCGGGCGGACGTCACCCGCCGGGGCCTGGGCGCCAACCTGCCCCAGGACGCGGTCTACGCCATGTCCACGGGCTGGTACCGGGGCGAGGGCAAGTACGTGGTGCGCTTCCCGGCCGGGCAGCTGCCGCCGGTGAACGGCTTCTGGTCCCTGACCCTCTACGACGGAGAGTACTTCTTCGCGGCCAACCCGCTGAACCGCTTCTCCCTGGGCTCGCGCGACGCGCTCAAGACCGGCGAGGACGGCTCCGTGACCATCCACGTGCAGCACGAGTCGCCCGGGCCGGACAAGGAGTCCAACTGGCTGCCCGCGCCCGAAAAGGAGTTCAACCTCGTGCTGCGGCTCTACTGGCCCAAGTCCGCGCCGCCCTCGATCCTGGACGGCTCCTGGGCCCCGCCGGAAATCGAGCTGGCGCGATAGGCGGGAACCGGCGCGGATAAAAAAAGCCCCCGGGGGAATCCTCCGGGGGCTTTTCTCGTCACGGGGCGGGGCTACTTCGCGGCGGCCTTGCCCGAACCCTTGGCGGCCTTGGCGGCGGGCTTCGCGCCCTTGCGCTTGGTCCAGAGCTTCATCTCGGCCATCTTCTTGCGCCGCATCCGTTGCAGCGACTTGCAGACCAGCGGCAGGTTCTTCTTGAAGCCGAACTTCTCGCGGTAGGCGTCCGCATCCAGGCCGTGGGAGGCCAGATGCTTCTTGGTCAGGATCTTGAAGCTCTTGCCGCAGACGCAGCACGAGATGGACTTCTCCTTGATGGATTTGCCCGGATCACAGACCGCCGCCTCCTCGACGACAGCCTCTCCGGCGTTGATGCCCTTCAGGCTCGCGGTCAGGCTCCGCGTCATGCTCACCATCTCCTCTTCGGTCATGGTCCTGACGCTCGCCTGGGCCTTCACGATCTCCAAAGCAGCTTTCACGAAATCATCCATTGTGTGTCTCCTGATGTGGATAGTGCGAATCACAACATGCAGTATAATCGGATTTTATGCAATGGACAGCTTTTTTTCTCGTCATGTTGCACGGCGCTGCGACGCCCGCCTACGCGGAACGCGCGCCGAAAGCGGCGGCGGTGCTTCCGGGCGAACTCCGTTGGGGCGGGGATCAGCGGGCCTTGGCGAGGAAGTCCGCGCGCCGCACGGGCGCGACCTCGACCAGCACCCCGCCGTAGCCCTTGCAGGCCACGCCCGTGTCCAGGCAGTGGGTCTGGCGCATGAAATGGATGCCCGCCGGGTCCTGTCCGGCGCAGAGCCGCTCGTTGATGAGCGCCACGGGCAGGGCCAGCTGGCTCACGAGATAGACGCACAGCCTCGGCGGGCAGCGCTTGGCGATGAAGTTCCCGGCCACGTCGAGCACGAAGGTGTCCCCGGCGGCGTAGTCGGAATTGCAGTTGGCCGCGCGCAGCACCGTGACCGTGATGAGATATTCCACGCCCGCCGCGCTCACGGCCTCCGCGAAGCGCAGGCGGGGCTCGTCGCCCGCCAGCAGGGCGGCCTCGTCCTCGGTGTAGCCCAGATGCTCCGCGAACCGCCTGGCCATCTCGGATTGATCCATGCACGCCTCCTTGGGGATAATGCGCCGGGACGTAGCACAATCAGGCCCTCTTCGCCATCAACGCCCGCGCGGAATGACGGCCAGCCCGGCGGCCACGGCCAGCAGCGCCGCCGTCCCGCCCAGGATGAAGGGCGCGCGCGGGCCGATGACGTCCCAGGCCAGCCCGGCGGCCAGGCTTCCGGCCAGGGTCGACAGGCCCGTGACCATGAGGAAGAAGCCCAGGGCCGCGCCCCGGCGCTCGGCCGGAATGGTCGAGGCCACCAGGGCCTTGCCCACGCCCTCGGTGCAGCCCATGTACAGGCCGTAGAGCGGGAACAGGCCCCAGATCCAGCCGGGGCCCGC belongs to Desulfovibrio aminophilus and includes:
- a CDS encoding MFS transporter: MFKPSAGSPVMVLLTVCLAQFLAPFMVTAVGVALPSLGRELGASALQLSLVEQLYVLSLAMTMLAFGRWGDIIGRRRIYMTGLAVYTVMTFSLGYTQGIVSIMAQRFVQGLGAAMYLSGSLALVASAYPQEMRGRVIGTVSAATYAGLSLGPVIGGLITSHFGWRSVFLMVVPLGLAAVAACAFGVPDDSRRDGERMDWTGALVYALAVGLFMLGAAHAGEMPKGPVMIALGIGIAALFLRLESRTASPLLDLGLLRSNRSFTLGCLAALGNYAATFGITFLASLYLQYVKGLSPRQAGLVLLAMPAVQVVVTLQSGRMADRMDPGRLATAGMLMSTAGLLLAAATCGPDMPIWLLVLELMLIGAGFGVFISPNSASIMGSVERERFGLASGMIAAMRTLGMAVSMTSVALIFSVVMGRAAVSRETLPLFLGSMRAGLALLAVFSCLGVLVSLGRVRRKRTAEVPPGGQ
- a CDS encoding DUF1254 domain-containing protein, whose protein sequence is MGRNRFASAVRLAAVLALVALLAACAQKKAPAPKAGAGITPAEARAVATEAYLYGYPLVTMEMTRRVMTNVAAPENGHAPMNEFAHARRFPSANFRDVTTPNADTLYSTAWLDLSAGPMVLSLPDTHGRYYLMPILSAWTGVIASPGARTTGTGQQTYVLTGPDWRGSLPPDAREIKSPTNMVWILGRTSCTGTASDYESVHALQNRYTLKPLSAWGKPYDPPLGRADPSVDMKTAVRDQVDAMPAGSYFRLLAKLLRDNPPLPGDAPLLARMAALGLVPGKDFDLGELPPELALAAAGAPRDGQARMASAARSTAQVINGWSVDLKMGASDEDYTHRADVTRRGLGANLPQDAVYAMSTGWYRGEGKYVVRFPAGQLPPVNGFWSLTLYDGEYFFAANPLNRFSLGSRDALKTGEDGSVTIHVQHESPGPDKESNWLPAPEKEFNLVLRLYWPKSAPPSILDGSWAPPEIELAR
- a CDS encoding MucR family transcriptional regulator translates to MDDFVKAALEIVKAQASVRTMTEEEMVSMTRSLTASLKGINAGEAVVEEAAVCDPGKSIKEKSISCCVCGKSFKILTKKHLASHGLDADAYREKFGFKKNLPLVCKSLQRMRRKKMAEMKLWTKRKGAKPAAKAAKGSGKAAAK